ATGGCGGCAGGTAGTTTGAGACTGAGTCTCAGTTTCGATTGCCGGCCTCATCCGCTCCATCCTTGGAGTTCCGCTCATGACCCTCCGCCTCCGTCACCTCACGCCTCCCCTCGTGCTCCTGCTCGCATTCGCGTCCGCCCCCATCACCGCCCGCGCCAACGAACCGCCGGCCTCGCCTCCGTGCGCGATCACCGGCATCGTCGTCGACCAGAGCGGCCTGCCCCTGCCCGGCGTCGTCGTCTGGATCGGACCGGCCGATGTCGCCGGCCCGCCAGACGACCTCGCGACCACGACTCAGGCCGACGGGCGGTTCGCGTGGTGCTCGGTCCCCGACGGCCCGCTCGACGTGCGTGCCACCCTCGATGGATTTCGTCTCGCTGGACGCGTCTCGGTTCAGGGCGGCGCCACACCGCAGACGCTCTCGCTCGTCATGCAACCCGCGATCGCGGAGCAGATCGTCGTGACGGCCACCCGCACGCGCGTGGCCCTCACCGAGGTGCCCGTCCGCACCGAGGTCGTGCCGACGGAGGCCATCGCCCTGCTCAGGCCCCGTACGCTGGCCGACGCGCTCGCCTTCACGCCAGGCGTCCGCGTCGAGGACAACTGCCAGACCTGCAACTTCAGCCAGGTGCGCCTCCTGGGCCTCGACGGCGCCTACACGCAGTTCCTGCTCGACGGCCAGCCGGTCGTCTCGTCGCTCGCGCAGGTCTATGGCGTCGAGCAGATCCCCGCCCGCATGGTCGAGCGGGTGGAGATCGTCAAGGGTGGCGGGTCGGCCCTCTACGGGTCGGGGTCGGTTGGCGGGGTCGTCAACGTGATCCCCCGCGAACCCGCACGCTCTGGCGCCGCGTTCAGTGTGCAGTCGAGCGCGATCGATGGGCGGACGAACCCGTCCGTCGACGGGGTCGCCGACTGGGTAAACGCCGATCGGACCACGCTGGTCTCGGCGTACGGCCAGGCCGATCGCCTGCGCGCCTACGACTTCTCGGGTGACGGCTTCACCGAGATCGGCAAGCGCCGGTTCGAGGCCGCCGGCGCGCGCGCCGCGCAGTACCTGCTGGCGGGCCGTGGCAAGCTCACGGCCGACGTCCACTGGGTGCACGAGTACCGGCGCGGCGGCGACGCGCTCGACCGTCCGGAAACCGAGGCCGAGATTACCGAGCGTGCCGACACCGCCGGCCTCACGTCGAGTCTCGTGTGGTTCCAGAGCGTGTCACGCGCGTTCGACTACCGCGTTTCGGCGGCGCACGCCACGACCGATCGCGACACCTACTACGGCGCCGGCGGTGACCCCAACGCCTTCGGCACCTCCGCGAGCACGATGCTGGTGCTCGACTCGCAGCTGAACCACTACACGGGCCGCCACGTCCTCTCGTGGGGCGTGCAGCACTCGCGAGAGCGGCTCGTCGACGAACAGCCGGCCTACGACCGGACACTCGACGAGACCTACACCAACACCGGCGTCTTCGTGCAGGACTCCTGGTCGTTCCGCCCGGGCTGGGAGCTGCTGTCGGGCCTGCGCTTCGACAAGCACTCCGCCCTCGCGCGCGCGGGCGTGTCGCCGCGCGTCGCGGTGATGTGGTCGCCACGGCCGGCCCTCACGTTCCGCGCCAATGCCTCGACGGGCTTCCGCGCGCCTCAGGTGTTCGACGAGGACCTCCACATCAACGCCGTCAATGGCGAGAGCATCATCATCACCAACGCGCCGGACCTCGAGAAGGAGTCGTCGACGAGTGTCCTGGCCGGCGCCGAGTGGCGCCCCGACGTCGGGATGGGCCAGGCGCTCTTCGAGGTCAACGTGTTCCACACCCGGCTCGAACGGCTCTTCTTCGTCCGCGACGCCGACATCGAGGCCACCCCCATCCGCGAGTTCGAGCGGACGAATCTCGGTGGCGCCACCGTGCGCGGCGTCGAAGTGAACCTCGGCTGGGGCATCGGCGACCGCGTCATCGTGCAGGGCGGCTTCGTGCGGCAGCAGGCCCGCTACGACGCCCCCGAGCCCGACTTCGGGAGCCGCGACTTCTACCGGACGCCGCGAACGAGCCTGCTCGGCCTCGCGAGCTGGAAGGCGCCGGTGGGCGACGTGCTCGTGGCCGCGCGATACCACGACGGCATGCTCGTCCCGCACTACGCCGGCTACATCGACGAAGACCGGCTGGAGCGGACACCAGGCTTTTTCGAGCTCGACGCGAGCATCGCGCGGCGTCTCCACGAGCACGTCACGCTGCTCGTCACGGGTAAGAACCTCACGAACGCGTTCCAGCGCGACTTCGACCAGGGGCCGCGGCGCGACTCGGGCTACATCTACGGGCCGCGGTTCCCGCGGTCGATCGGCGTGGCGCTCAAGGTGGAGTTCTGACGTGGACCGCGGGGCTCGAGCGTCGGGACGGTGGGCGCTGGCGGCAAGCGCCGTGGCGCTCTTTGGCGTGGCGATGCCGGTCGAGGCCACTTCCAGGGTGAAGGACACGCAAGAGCCGTTGACGCTGCGCCAGGTACTCGCTCACGCACCGGCACACGACCTGGCCGGCCAGCCAGTCGCGATGGCCATCGCCGAAGCGCGGCTCACGATCGTCTACGCCTGGGCCACCTGGTGCGGCCAGTGCCTGCAGACCCTGCCGAAGCTGACGGCGCTCGACGAGCGCCTCGGCCCTCACGGCCTGCGCATCGTCGGGCTCAACGTCGACGCCGCGCCGAAGCGGCAGATCCTGCCATGGCTTGCGCGGCACCGCGTGACGTGGCCGCAGTGGCACGACGGCCGCGGGCGTCACGGCCCGCTCGCCAGACGACTGCAGCTCGTCGGGGTCCCCAGGCTACTGGTCTTCGACGCGGAAGGACGCCTCATCGCCTCCGACCCCAGCGACACGCAACTTCGCGCGTGGCTGGCGGCCGCCTTCGACAACGCCGGCCCGGCTCCGGTGGCGGAGGCGGGCGCGACGCCCCGCCGCCGGCTGCCCCACTGACGCTGTCGCGACGGTCCATCGGCACCGGTCAGCCCGACCGGACGTCCTGGTACTCGGGCGTCCGGTCGAAGACCGACTTCGCGAACGGACAGAGGGGCAGCAGTCGCAGACCGCCGGCGCGAGCCCACTCGACTGCGGCTGCCACGAGCGCGGCGCCCGCGCCCGTGCCCCTGAGCGAGGGGGCGACGTCGGTGTGGTCGATGATGGCGAGCGTCTGGCCGGCCCGCGAGTAGGTCATCGTGGCCAGCCGCTGCCCGTCGCGCTCGATCACGAAGGCGCCTTTGTGGCCATCGGGGTGGTGCGTGACCGTCGGTGTCTCCATGGCGACCATGGTGCCTCAGGTCGGCCTCGCCCGGACAGTCGCCTGTTGCTCGCGGGCACCGGGTTCTTCCGTGGCCTGGCTCGTCGCGTCCGCGCCCGCCGGCCCAACCCACTTCCCAACCACGTGGCTTTCGGCGGATGATGCGTGACGGAGTCCCACTCATGAGCAAACCCACGGTCGCCGCGGAAGTGTGCCTCTCGCTCGGCGCAGCCGGGCAGCAACTCGAAGCGCTCGCCGTCCGTGAGACGGCGCTCGGTGAGCTACCCGTCGCGCGGGCACTGCCGCTCAAGGGAAGGCGCCTCGTCGGCCCGTGGTGCTTTCTCGACCGCTTCGGCCCCCTCACCTTCGCGAGCGGAACCCCAATGGACGTCGCCCCACACCCGCACATCGGGCTGCAGACGGTCACCTGGCTGCTCGACGGCGAGGTCGCGCACGACGACAGCCTCGGCTGCGAGTCCGTCCTCCGCCCCGGCGCGGTGAACGTCATGACGTCGGGTGGCGGCATCGCGCACTCGGAGCGGACGCCGCGTGACCACAGCGGCCGGCTCAACGGCGTTCAGCTCTGGACCGCCCTGCCTGAAGCCCACCGCCACGGGCCGGCGGCGTTCGCGCACGTCGATCGGGTCCCCGCCATCGAGATGGCCGGCGGCATCGTCCGGGTCTTCTCGGGCGCGGCCGCCGGCGTCGTGTCGCCCGCACCGCACTTCTCGGAACTCGTCGGGGCCGACCTCACGGTGCATCCGCGCCACACGCTGACCATCCCCTTGCGCCACGATTTCGAACACGGGCTTCTCCTGCTCGACGGCGATTGTGCCTTCGAGGGCCGGGCGCTCGACCCACGGACGTTCTACTACCTCGGCACACGCCGGACCGAGGCGGCGTTCAGCACCTCCCAGGGCGCGCGCGTGCTCCTCGTCGGCGGCGTCCCGTTCCCCGAGACGATCCTGATGTGGTGGAACTTCGTCGCGCGCACGCCCGAAGAGATCGCAGAGGCTCGAAACGACTGGGAAGCCAGGCGGCGGTTCGGCGAGGTCGTGCGATACGGCGGACCCCGACTGAGCGCACCCGACCTGCTGCACCTGGCACGGGCCGAACCGGTGAGCTGACGGCCTCTGTCCGCCGACACCTCCTGCCTCACCACATGAACACGACACCGGCCGAGCACCGCGTGCCGACGCCTGTCGCCCGGTTCGACTCTGCGTGGCCGGCCGAAACGGGCTGGAACCTGCGGTTCAGCCTCCCCCGCTTCGTCCACGCGGCACGCGAGGTCGACGAGGTGCTCCCCGTCCTCCACGCCGTCGACCGCGCCGCGGCGGGCGGAGCGTGGGCGGTGGTCGCGCTCGCTTACGAGGCAGCGGCCGCCTTCGAGCCCGCGTACCGGTTTCGGGGAGCCCCGGGTGTCCCGCTCGTCTGGGCGGCGATCTTCGACGGCCCGGACGCCCTCGATGGGGTGGCGAACGCGACGACGGCGCGAGCGGCGGCACCGCCACACGACGCCTCGTTCCGGCCGCTGCTCGACCGGACGTCATTTCGCGGGCGCGTCGAGTCGGTCCAGCGGCACATCGCCGCCGGCGACACCTACCAGGTGAACCTGACGTTCTCCCTCCGGGGTCAGGCACCGGCAGACGTCGACGGGTGGTACGAACGGCTGCGCCGCGCGCAGCGGGCCGGCTTCTGCGCGAGGCTCGACCTGGGAAGCCAGGTCGTCGTCAGCCTCTCGCCCGAGCTGTTCTTCGAACGCCGCGGCACGCTCGTGCGTACTCGGCCCATGAAGGGCACGGCCGCCCGCGGACGGTGGCTGGCCGAGGACGAGGCCGTCGCGGCCGCCCTGGCCGCGTCGGACAAAGCGCGGGCCGAGAACGTCATGATCGTCGACCTGCTGCGCAACGACCTCGGGCGCATCGCGACCACCGGGAGCGTTCGCGTGCCGCACCTCTTCACCCCCGAGCGTTACCCCACGTTGTGGCAGCTCACCTCGACAGTCGAGGCCGAGGTGCCGCGCGAGCGCACGCTCACCGACGTGCTCTCGGCGCTGTTTCCGTGCGGCTCCGTCACCGGCGCGCCGAAGATCCGGACGATGGAGATCATCGCCACGCACGAATCCACGCCCCGCGGTCTCTACACGGGCGCGATTGGCTTCGTCCGCCCTGGCGGCGACTGCAGCTTCAGCGTCGCCATCCGCACGATCGTCGTGGATCGACAGTCGGGGGAGGCGACGCTCGGCGTCGGGGCGGGCATCACGGCCGACTCCGTCGCGGATGACGAGTACGACGAGTGCCTGCTGAAGGGCGCGTTCGCCGCGTGCGGTGCCGGGACCAGACGACGGACCGCGTTGGCTGTCTGGCCGCGCGATGCGCACTCCGCGTTCTCTCTCGTTGAGACAATGCCGCTCGCTCAGGGGACCATCGCGCGTCGGGCCAGGCACGTGGCCCGCATGGCGGCCTCGGCTGCCTACTTCGGCTTCGCGTGGCGGCAGGACGCCGTCGACGAGGTCCTCGACGCGGCAGCGGTGGCACACCCGACTGGCACCTGGCGACTGCGCCTGCTCGTCGACGCGCACGGTGTCCCGACGCTCGCCTGCACAGCCTTCGCGCCGGACGGGCGCCGTTGGCTCGTCGCCGTCTCCTCGACTCGCGTCGACGGCCGCGACCCATTCCTCTGCAACAAGACCACCAATCGCGAGACGTACGACGAGGCCCGCGCGCTCCGGCCGGACGTCGACGAGGTGCTCCTCGTGAACGAGGCCGGCGAGCTCACCGAGGCAACCGTCGCGAACCTCGTCGTCGAGATCGACGGCGTCGCGTGGACGCCTCCCCGCGAGTGCGGTCTGCTCGGCGGGACCTCCCGGGATGCGCTGATCGAGGCGGGGCGGCTCGTCGAGCGACGCCTGACCCCCGCCGATCTCCGACGGGCGACGTCTGTCTGGCTGGTGAACAGCCTCCGCGGACGGATCGAGGTCGAGGTCGTGGACTGACGCGGCGAGTGACGGCGGCAACGCGAAGGGAGGGAGCCGCTGAGATCTTGCCTGTTGATCCGTGCGACGTTCTGGTGTCTACTGTCTCGCACCGATGAAGATCCCGGCGATGATCTCCTCGCACCAGGCCGCCACTGGATCGACCAGTGCCCCCCTCGGCGTGTGCGTGGGTGTCGTGCGTCGCGCGGCGTGCTTCTTCTCGAGCCTCTTCATCCTCGTGGCCGTTACGGTGCTGGCCCCGGCGCCAGCCCCAGCCAGTGGATGATGTAGTCGACACCAGACGAGCCGCACCAAGGGCCATCATCCACCACAGGATGATGGCCCTTTTGCTTTGCCGTGAGAAGCGGGGCGCGACACGGCGCCCGATGGGGAGAGGGACCAATGGAGTTCATCGAGTTGCAGGCCTTCGTCGCGGTTGCCCGTGAGCGCAGCTTCTCTCGCGCGGCCGTGCGGCTGTTCCGCACCCAGCCGGCCGTGAGCCTGGCGATCAAGCGGCTCGAGGACGATGTCGGCCGCCAGTTGTTCACTCGCACGTCGCGGTCCGCGGAGCTGACCGATGCCGGTGAGGTCCTGCTCGACTACGCCAGCCGGTTGTGCGCGCTGCGCGACGAGGCCCAGCGCGCAATGGACACACTGCCGTCCGACCGTCCTGGCGACGTGACGATTGGCGCAAACGAGACGCTGGTCGCCGTCCTGCTGCCCGCGATCGGGGCCCACCAGCACGCGAACCCGTCGAGTCGCCTCGACGTGCGCCGACTGCACGCCCGTGACATCACGACGTCGGTGCGGCTCGGAGAACTGGACTTCGGCGTGCTGGGCCTCAGACCCGAGGACCCCGCCATCGAGGCGGTCCCCATCGGCACGGACGAGGTCGTCGTGCTCGTCCCACCGACGCATCGGCTGGCTGACGCTGTCAGCGTGCGGCTGCAGGACATCGCGCAGGAGACCTTCGTCGGGCACGGCGCGCGATCGTGGACGCGCGATCGAATCGAGGCCCTGTTCGAACGGGCCGGGTTCCGGCCGCGGATCGGCATCGTCCTGCCCACGCTCGACACCGTGAAGGGCGCGGTCGAGCGAGGCCTGGGGGTGACGGCCGCGTTGCGATCGGCGGCGTGCTCCGACGTCGCGAGCGGCAGGCTCGCGGCGGTGCGGCTCGACGAGGCTGGCTTGACCCGGCAGATCTGGCTTGTGTTCGACCGGACGAGGCCTCAATCGGCGGCGGCCCGCCGATTCCTCGACGTCGCACGGCACTCGTTCGGCTCGCCCGGCGGAGTGATCGCCTTCGACGGAGGCGAAGCGCGCGACACGCGTCGGGCGGCACGCGTGGCACGAAGGGCTGCGTCCAGTTCGTGAGGCGGTGCCCGCGTGGCAGCGCGCCAGAGTCGCGGGTCGGCCCGCAGCGGCACGGGTCAGTCTCGGATGAACGTCCCGCTGCGCAGCTCCTGCAGCGCCTGGCGCAGTTCCTGCTCGGTGTTCATGACGATGGGACCGTACCAAGCCACCGGCTCCTCGATGGGCCGCCCTGACACGAGCAGGAATCGAATGCCATCGCCGCCGGCCTGCACGACGATCTCGTCGCCGCGATCGAAGAGCACGAGCGATCGATTCTCCGCCTTGCCGGGCAGGACGCGCCTGGTGGCCCCGTCGACTTGCTCGGTGAGGATGCCCTGCGGCGGCGACGCATCCCTGAAGGTTCCCGACCCGGCGAACACGTACGCGAACGCGTGGCTCGCGCGGTCGACCGGAATCCGACGCAGGCGGCCCGGCGGCACCGACACGTCGAGGTAACGCGGGTCGGCGGCCACGCCCTCGACCGGCCCGGCCTTGCCCCAGAACTCGCCGCAGACCACCCGCACACGCGTTCCGTCGTCGTCGACCACGTCGGGAATGTCCCCGGCCGCCACGTCCTGGTAGCGCGGCGCCGTCATCTTCAGCGATGCCGGCAGGTTCGCCCAGAGCTGGAAGCCGTGCATGCGCCCGGCAGCGTCGCCCTTCGGCATTTCCTGGTGCATGATGCCGCGCCCGGCCGTCATCCACTGCACGTCGCCAGCCCCGAGGCTGCCACGGTTGCCGAGGCTGTCGCCGTGCTCCACCGACCCCGCCAGCACGTACGTGATCGTCTCGATGCCGCGGTGCGGATGCCACGGAAAGCCGGCGAGGTAGTCGGCCGGATCCTCGTTCCGGAAGTCGTCGAAGAGCAGGAACGGGTCGAACGCGGTCGTATCGCCGAATCCGAACGCGCGCTGGAGCCTCACCCCCGCCCCTTCGAGGGCCGCCTTGGTTCGAGAGATCTGCCTGACGGGTCGCACTGACATCTGTACGCCTCCTGGGCGATGGCCGACCGGAGTTGGCTCGGGTGTCCAACTCCCATGGTGCCCCAGCCGGACCCGACATGGGAAGCCCAGGCGCTTAACACTCAAGCACAGACT
Above is a window of Acidobacteriota bacterium DNA encoding:
- a CDS encoding pirin family protein; amino-acid sequence: MSKPTVAAEVCLSLGAAGQQLEALAVRETALGELPVARALPLKGRRLVGPWCFLDRFGPLTFASGTPMDVAPHPHIGLQTVTWLLDGEVAHDDSLGCESVLRPGAVNVMTSGGGIAHSERTPRDHSGRLNGVQLWTALPEAHRHGPAAFAHVDRVPAIEMAGGIVRVFSGAAAGVVSPAPHFSELVGADLTVHPRHTLTIPLRHDFEHGLLLLDGDCAFEGRALDPRTFYYLGTRRTEAAFSTSQGARVLLVGGVPFPETILMWWNFVARTPEEIAEARNDWEARRRFGEVVRYGGPRLSAPDLLHLARAEPVS
- a CDS encoding pirin family protein, which codes for MSVRPVRQISRTKAALEGAGVRLQRAFGFGDTTAFDPFLLFDDFRNEDPADYLAGFPWHPHRGIETITYVLAGSVEHGDSLGNRGSLGAGDVQWMTAGRGIMHQEMPKGDAAGRMHGFQLWANLPASLKMTAPRYQDVAAGDIPDVVDDDGTRVRVVCGEFWGKAGPVEGVAADPRYLDVSVPPGRLRRIPVDRASHAFAYVFAGSGTFRDASPPQGILTEQVDGATRRVLPGKAENRSLVLFDRGDEIVVQAGGDGIRFLLVSGRPIEEPVAWYGPIVMNTEQELRQALQELRSGTFIRD
- a CDS encoding TlpA family protein disulfide reductase — its product is MDRGARASGRWALAASAVALFGVAMPVEATSRVKDTQEPLTLRQVLAHAPAHDLAGQPVAMAIAEARLTIVYAWATWCGQCLQTLPKLTALDERLGPHGLRIVGLNVDAAPKRQILPWLARHRVTWPQWHDGRGRHGPLARRLQLVGVPRLLVFDAEGRLIASDPSDTQLRAWLAAAFDNAGPAPVAEAGATPRRRLPH
- the pabB gene encoding aminodeoxychorismate synthase component I, which produces MNTTPAEHRVPTPVARFDSAWPAETGWNLRFSLPRFVHAAREVDEVLPVLHAVDRAAAGGAWAVVALAYEAAAAFEPAYRFRGAPGVPLVWAAIFDGPDALDGVANATTARAAAPPHDASFRPLLDRTSFRGRVESVQRHIAAGDTYQVNLTFSLRGQAPADVDGWYERLRRAQRAGFCARLDLGSQVVVSLSPELFFERRGTLVRTRPMKGTAARGRWLAEDEAVAAALAASDKARAENVMIVDLLRNDLGRIATTGSVRVPHLFTPERYPTLWQLTSTVEAEVPRERTLTDVLSALFPCGSVTGAPKIRTMEIIATHESTPRGLYTGAIGFVRPGGDCSFSVAIRTIVVDRQSGEATLGVGAGITADSVADDEYDECLLKGAFAACGAGTRRRTALAVWPRDAHSAFSLVETMPLAQGTIARRARHVARMAASAAYFGFAWRQDAVDEVLDAAAVAHPTGTWRLRLLVDAHGVPTLACTAFAPDGRRWLVAVSSTRVDGRDPFLCNKTTNRETYDEARALRPDVDEVLLVNEAGELTEATVANLVVEIDGVAWTPPRECGLLGGTSRDALIEAGRLVERRLTPADLRRATSVWLVNSLRGRIEVEVVD
- a CDS encoding TonB-dependent receptor; this translates as MTLRLRHLTPPLVLLLAFASAPITARANEPPASPPCAITGIVVDQSGLPLPGVVVWIGPADVAGPPDDLATTTQADGRFAWCSVPDGPLDVRATLDGFRLAGRVSVQGGATPQTLSLVMQPAIAEQIVVTATRTRVALTEVPVRTEVVPTEAIALLRPRTLADALAFTPGVRVEDNCQTCNFSQVRLLGLDGAYTQFLLDGQPVVSSLAQVYGVEQIPARMVERVEIVKGGGSALYGSGSVGGVVNVIPREPARSGAAFSVQSSAIDGRTNPSVDGVADWVNADRTTLVSAYGQADRLRAYDFSGDGFTEIGKRRFEAAGARAAQYLLAGRGKLTADVHWVHEYRRGGDALDRPETEAEITERADTAGLTSSLVWFQSVSRAFDYRVSAAHATTDRDTYYGAGGDPNAFGTSASTMLVLDSQLNHYTGRHVLSWGVQHSRERLVDEQPAYDRTLDETYTNTGVFVQDSWSFRPGWELLSGLRFDKHSALARAGVSPRVAVMWSPRPALTFRANASTGFRAPQVFDEDLHINAVNGESIIITNAPDLEKESSTSVLAGAEWRPDVGMGQALFEVNVFHTRLERLFFVRDADIEATPIREFERTNLGGATVRGVEVNLGWGIGDRVIVQGGFVRQQARYDAPEPDFGSRDFYRTPRTSLLGLASWKAPVGDVLVAARYHDGMLVPHYAGYIDEDRLERTPGFFELDASIARRLHEHVTLLVTGKNLTNAFQRDFDQGPRRDSGYIYGPRFPRSIGVALKVEF
- a CDS encoding N-acetyltransferase, translated to METPTVTHHPDGHKGAFVIERDGQRLATMTYSRAGQTLAIIDHTDVAPSLRGTGAGAALVAAAVEWARAGGLRLLPLCPFAKSVFDRTPEYQDVRSG
- a CDS encoding LysR family transcriptional regulator, with protein sequence MEFIELQAFVAVARERSFSRAAVRLFRTQPAVSLAIKRLEDDVGRQLFTRTSRSAELTDAGEVLLDYASRLCALRDEAQRAMDTLPSDRPGDVTIGANETLVAVLLPAIGAHQHANPSSRLDVRRLHARDITTSVRLGELDFGVLGLRPEDPAIEAVPIGTDEVVVLVPPTHRLADAVSVRLQDIAQETFVGHGARSWTRDRIEALFERAGFRPRIGIVLPTLDTVKGAVERGLGVTAALRSAACSDVASGRLAAVRLDEAGLTRQIWLVFDRTRPQSAAARRFLDVARHSFGSPGGVIAFDGGEARDTRRAARVARRAASSS